AAGTGATGATTCTTGACCATGTTCGCAATCTTTAGATCCTCATATACAACCACATCGTTAGAGTGGACTACGCACCGAGCAGTCTTTATTGCCCAGTCTTTACGCTGTCTTTGGATTTTTAGATGAACTCTACCACATCTATTTCTTGCTTTGTGGTAGTTGTTCGATTGAGGTTTTTTACCCTTAACAAACTTCTTACTTAAACGCTTTTGAGCCTTTTTAAGCCTGCGTTCTGACTTTCTTAGGAATTGAGGATAACTGACTGCGTTATCATTTTGGTCTTTAGTGAAGTATTTTAACCCTAAGTCCAAGCCGACTACATTGCCAGTGTATTGACCAACTTCCTTGCGGTCAGCATCAAAGCAAAATTGAGCGTAATAACCGTCAGCACGACGCACTACACGCACACGATTGATTTTTAATCTCAATAAGTCTTCCCTTGTTTCTTTGTTGCAGTACAAAGATAAGGAACCTATTTTAAATCCATCGGTGAAGACAATACTCATGCCATCGTCTGACAACTTCCAGCCAGATACCTTGTATTCGACAGAACGACAATGTTTTTTAAATTTAGGATATCCTTTCTTTTTCTCCCCTTTTTTGCAACGAGTATAGAAGTTAGAGATTGATGCCCAAGCTCTTTCGGCACTGGCTTGACGGGCGGCAGAGTTTAATGCATGAGCAAAACTAAACTCTTTGGCTAAGTCCTTGCACAGCTTATACAAGTCTGCTTTACCAACGTTTTGATTATCTATCCAATAACGGACTGCTTTATTTCTAATAAATTGAGCAGTCTTGATGGCATCATCAATAGCTTGGTATTGTGACTTCGTTCCGTTTAGTAGCTTGGCTTCTCTTACTATCATGCTATTATTTTATCATGCATTATTGCAGATAAAACAATACAATAAAATAAAAAGTCCCCCTTCTAGGGGGAGGCTTTAGACCCAATTTTTCGGTAAAAAGAAAGACAAATTAATATTTATGTTCTTTAAAACCAGCTACTCGATGCAGAAGTCAAAATAATTTTATAGAGAAAACAAAAATGCTAGCTAGCTCTCGTCGCAACAATGAGTATTTTTCTGTTGCTAGTGCTAATGAGTCTTTAGAAAAATTACGTTCAACGTCTAAAGTACTTGAGTCAGGAATTTTACCAGAATTTGACGATTCACTATTAAACAGTAGGACATCTTATAGTTCAAGTATCTCTAATTCAGTAACACCACTTGCACCTGATCCTGGGAGTACTTTGGGTACTGCATACAATCTCGGTACTCTCAATCGTCCGTTTACCCTCACTGATTTTGTCGGCAATAAAAATGTTTCTGATATTTATCGCTTTAACTTAGCAAGTACTAGTAGTTTCAACTTATCTCTAAACGGCTTAACCGCAGATGTTAATGTCGAATTACTTAATGGTAGTGGTACGCGCATTAGATTTTCTAACGCTTCTGGCACAACCTCAGAATGGATAGACAGTATCCTAAATACAGGGACTTACTATGTTAAGGTCTTTCAGCACAGTGGCAACACGAACTACCGATTAAGCTTATCTGCTACACCAATTGTCAATGGTGTCCGTACTGTTTTAGGAAACTTAGGCGCAGATACATTTACTTGGCAATCTGGCTTTAATCGTACAGTCATTTCTGGCAATGGCAATGTGGATTTTGGTAGTGGAGGATTAGATACACTGAATCTTGCTCTTGCTAACATTTCCTCAACTACAACTAGATTAAATCTTGCCAATGCTAATGGAGGAGGGGTGCTTTATAACCCTGGAAACGGTGTGCGTGTATTTGATGCGATCGCACTTAACAATAACAATCAAATTCTATTTGAAGGAATTGATCGCATTCGCTTTGCAGATCGAACAATTAACCGCTTTGTCAGACCTAATGATCCCTTGTTTAATCAACAGTGGAATTTACACATGATGGGTGTGCATAATGCTTGGTACTTTACTAAAGGTTCCACAAATGTCCTGATTGGCGTTCAAGATACAGGGTTGGGAGTTAATAACAATGGTAATGTTCACCCTGAACTACGCGCAGGCAATACTATTAGATTTGATAATAACTACCGCGATGAGTTTACAGGTGGAGACTATTACACTTCCCACGGTAGTGCAGTTCAAGGCATTATTGCAGCGAGAAGTAATAATGGCATGGGAATGAGTGGCATCAACTGGAATTCTCCGGTTTTTAATATTGATGTATTAGGCGGAAATCACGCAGATTATAACTTGGCTGACGCTACCAAAGTCATGATTAATCAAGCTAATAGTCAGGGGCGAAAGCTGATCGTTAATATGAGTTTAGGAGGGGGAGGTCGTGATTTTGCATTTGAGCAATTAATTGCTAACAATCAATCAAATGCTTTGTTTGTTATTTCCTCTGGTAACAGTGATATCAATAGTATTTCTTACCCTGCTAACTTAGCTTCAATTTATAGCAATGTCATCGCAGTAGGTGCTTCTTGGGGTACTCGTAATGCAAACAATGGTGCAACCACACCAGGCGATCGCATCTCATATCCAGAGATCTGGGGTTCTCAGTATGGAACTGGACTTACTTTGATGGGACCATCAGAGGTTATCGCACCTTATGCTAATCTCAATGGACAATTTAGGTACTGGGGAACAGGAAGCACTCCTGGATTTAATGGCACTTCAGCCTCAGCACCAAACGTCGCAGGTGTCGCATCTTTAGTATGGAGTGCTAATCGCAATCTTTCGGCTACCCGAATCAAGCAAATATTATCACAAACAGCTTTTGATTTAGGTGCAAGAGGCTACGATACAGTTCATGGTCATGGATTTGTCAATGCTGATGCTGCTGTCCGACGCGCAATGGCAATTGGACGAGGTGCTGCATAACTGCAATGCAACAATGCCTACTACTAACTACGGCGATGAACTAAAGTTGCACTAGACTGATCTGTTGCTAAAACGACTAATTCACTAATGTTAACGTGTGGCGGGCGACTGGCACAGAATAAGACAATATCTGCAATATCTTCGGCAGTGAGAGGAGTTATTCCTTGGTAGACTTTCTTTGCTCGTTCCACATCTCCATGAAAGCGAACTTGACTAAACTCAGTTTCCACCATACCAGGATCTACCGAACTAACACGTATAGGAGTACCGAGTAAATCCATCTTTAAACCTTCTGAGAGTGCTCTTACCGCTGCTTTTGTAGCACAATAGACACTACCACCTGGGTAAGCTTGATGTCCGGCAATTGAACCAATATTGATGATATGTCCTCGTTCGCGATCAACCATTCCTGGTACAAGTAAGCGAGTCATGTAGAGCAAACCCTTAATATTAGTATCAATCATCTCCTCCCAGTCTTGAATATCGGCTTCGTACAGTTTGTCTAAACCTCGGCTTAAACCAGCGTTGTTAATTAAAACATCAACATTTATCCAAGGTTCAGGAAGAGATTTCAGTGCTGATTCTACTGAGGAGCGATCGCATACATCTAAGGACAAACAATGAACCTGAGTAGCTTGCTTAAGTTCACTGGCTAGTTCCTCTAAGCGATCTAAACGACGGGCTACAAGAATCAATTTTGCTTTTTCTTGAGCAAAAGCTTTAGCACAAGCTGCCCCAATTCCACTACTTGCTCCTGTAATGAGAACAACTTTGTCTTGAATTGAAAATCCCATGTGGTTGTGTTTAATGAATATATGGCTGCTTTTAAGCCCTCCGACTAAAGTCGAGGCTACTTAAACGAAGTGTACGAAGGTACACTAATCAGGAAAATTATCAGTAATTCCACGGAGGTGAACTTTGTTTTTTAGCTGCGAATTTATTCGCACTCGCTCCTAAGCTACCAACTGATTGCGGTTAGTGTAAACTTGCTGTACGTATTCTAGGTCTAGATCGCATAAGTAATCGACAACCCAGTTGGCTTGTCGTTGCAACATATGAAATGGATAAGTATTTGCTATACCAACAACAGGAATTCCAGCACTTTTAGCTGCGGTGATTCCGGCTGGGGTATCTTCAATTGCCAAACACTCTGTTGGTTGTAAGTTTAAATCAGGTTCTAGTTCGTTTAGTTTTTCTACAGCAAGGAGATAACCATCTGGTTCGGGTTTACTTGTCGCGATATCATCGCCTGCAACAATGACAGAGAAGTATTCAGTTAAACCAAGACGATTTAAAACAAGTTCCACTTCAGAACGTAATGCACCACTGACAACTGCTAGTTTGAGATGATGCGATCGCAATTGAAAAATGAGATCTTCTAACCCTGGGTATGTGGGCAACTTTTCTAGTTTTTCTAGTTCTTGTTGATATGCTTCAGCTTTTCGTTGAATAATGCGAGTGAGATATTCATCACTGACAACTCGACCTCGACGCTGCAATAATTCGCGGATACAAGCGCGATCGCTGCGTCCTAAGCAGACTTGGCGATACTCTCCTGGCTTGGGGCGCAGATTCTCTGCAATTAAAACTTGATCGATGAGTTGCTGGTGAATGGGTTCATCGTTAATAATCACACCATTGAAATCAAATAAAATCGCTTTTAAAGTCATACTGCACTGCCTCAACTAAGCTGGAGAAGGTATCCACCCTTCAAGCGGAATGTCTTCTTCAGTGCAATTGCTCACTCCTTCCTTTTGTATTATCGGTTTTACCCCGCGAGTGACTTGATGAATGAACCATAAATCTTTTGTCTGCACAGCTCCAAACCCTGCTGCACCCATCCAAGCATCAACACTTGCTGCTGCAAAGTCACGGATGTACGGTTCTTCAAATACGTTATTGAGCCAATCTAGTTGACGCAGTGTTTTTTGATTTCCATCGAGAATTAACACTTCACCTCCGGTGGTGAGTAAGCGAAAGCTTTCTTGCAAAATGGCTTGAGAAACAGCTGATGGTGTCTCGTGGAACAGTAATGAAGCTGTGACAACATCAAAACTAGCATCAGGAAATCCTGTATGTTCCGCATTCCCATGACGCCATTTGATATCTAGATGAGCAGTTTTTGCCTTATGCTCTGCCATCACTAACATATACGGCGATAAATCTAAACCAATCACCTCAGCAGAAGGAAACGCCTGTTTGAGCATTAGTGTTGTTGATCCAGTACCGCAGCCTAAATCAAGAATGCGTCGTGGATGACTTTGAATTGTGTCAATTAGTCCCTGACGTATCAGAGTTTCGTTCGGCGGTAATACATATTGCGTAATCGGATCGTAAGATACAGCTGCGCCAGGGTTGAGATAGCCCCGCTCAATGCCGTGGAAGTTTTGACTGCTGTAATATAAAGGTGTTTCTACATCCGCTCGCCGAAATCTTGCTGCTTCTTGCTGCCAATCAATACTCTCATAAAATTGCCGCAACTCTTTTTCATTAATAAATGAACGGACAATAGGTGAGAGAAAACGTTCCCAAATGGTATCTTGCCTCGGCATAGGAATTAATCTAAATAAGCGTGGATGGCGATCGCATTAAGGTTTATACCCTTTCTTTACAAATTGTAATATACAACTGCTAAGAACTGCTCTAATTGTCAGCGTAATTTCTAGCACTAATTATATAAGTTTTAAATTTTTACATGAAATATTCAACTCAATTAATAAAGAGTACATTTCCTTCTTTTGGGTGATGCATTTTTTTTATTAACTTTACCTAACAAAAATGATAGCAATATTAAATTGAATGAAACTAGAAAATGACAAATATTATGCCTATCTAATCAGACAATAAGTTTATCATCTACTCAAAGGATCAAATCATGCTACATCGCCAAGAAACAGCAGGACTTGTTGTAATTACTCAACCTACACATTCTTGGATTGCTGGTTGTCTAGCAAGGATGTGGGGAGAACAATGTGGTTTTGCTCCTAGAGAAGAAGTTTGTCTTGCAGCTGAACAGCATGATATTGGCTGGGTAGGATGGGAAACTGCACCCACTTTAAATTTTGAAACAGGATACCCCCACAACTTCATGGAATTGCCAACTGAGATACATACGCAGATATGGTCAGGTGCCAAAAAATTAGCATTACCCTTTGGTAGGTATGCAACCCTTCTTGTCTCACTGCATGGTACTGGATTATTTGAGCGTTTCCGTAATTGGCAAGAGTCACCCACATCTTCTCAGTTAGTTAAAGCTTATTTAGAGCAAGAATATGATTTTCAAGAACAGTTGATTGCTAACCTAAAGAACGACTCACATTATGCATCTTATGCTACTCCAGAAATTATTGATCGTAACCGTTCTCTAGTTGCGCTTTGGGATACGCTTTCGCTGACTTTATGTATGGGGCTACGCGAAGAGAGGCAATTTTATCAAGCCCCTATAGGATCAGGTGAAATGACACTTACTTTAACTCCTATAGAGAATGACATAATAAAAGTAAATCCTTGGGTATTTGAACAAAATGAAGTAACACTTGTCTATGAAGGGCGACTATTACAGGAAAAGTTTGTCGATGAAACCACAATGCGTAATGCGTTAGAAAATGCAACGTGGGTAAGTATTGTTAATAGATTAATTCCAGCCTAATTAAATTTTTAATAAAAGCGATCGCTCATGGTAAAACTATCAACACAAAACCTCACTCTAGAAGAGTTTCTCAAGCTGCCTGAAACTAAACCAGCTAGCGAATATGTTAACGGTCAAATTATCCAGAAGCCCATGCCCCAAGGAAAGCATAGTAAGTTACAAGGTAAGTTAGTTACTGCTATCAATGAGTTAGCTGAGCCGCAAAAGATTGCCCTTGCCTTTCCAGAACTTCGCTGTACCTTTGGTGGGCGCTCAATAGTACTTGATGTTGCTGTATTTAGCTGGGATCGTATACCTGTTGATGAAAATGGAGATATTGCTAATGTATTTACATCTGCTCCCGACTGGACAATTGAGATTTTTTCTCCTGATCAAAGCCCAACTAAAGTAATTAGTAATATTTTACATTGTCTAACACATGATTGTAAATTAGGTTGGCTAATTGATCCAGATGAGAAATCAGTTATAGTTTATCCACCAGGAAAACAACCAATTTATTTTGAGGAAGCAAAAGACTTACTCACTGTACCTGAGTTTTTAGAACTAAAACTTAAAGTAGAAGATTTATTTAATTGGTTAAGAATATAGAAAATAGTTTTGGGTTTGGTTTTGGCTAGCTACTAGCTATTTTTTATATTTAAGTAATTTCTCAGTAGTCTTTACTATGCTTAGTCAGCTAAAACGTTATATCAGTTAAAAAGACAGATATTAGCGATAACGGAATACAAAAAATGGCATACAGTAAAGGTGTAGCACAATTAGGATTATTTAGTGCAAGCATCTTGACATTCTTTTGTACTACTGCAATACCAGAAAAGTACTAGCTGAAGATAGTCTAAGCACAAATAATTTAACTAATTTAGAGACAAGCGATCGCTTAGACAATTTGAAGTTGCACACTTCTCAGGAATTGAAATTAGAGAAGAATATCGCAACAGTATTAGTTAATCAGTCTGTTAATGAAAATGACTTTACGACTACAGAAGTCGATAGCTCAAAGTTCAATGACAGCAACGTGAATAATAAATACCAAATTACATTAAGTACAAATTCTCAGCAAATAGAAGTTTCTCGCAATGCAGTAGATTTGTTGGCAGAAAATAGTTTAGAAAAGCAGTTCTTGATAGGTAAACTTGGTTTAGATACACTTTGTCGTGCTTTTCCGTTAAATTCACGCTGTACCGACTACCAAACCTCAGAACAACAAGCACAACGGTCTATATAACTCAGACAACGCTTATCACCATCAGAAGTAGAACGACAAAACTTAGAAACACGCTTATTAGAAAGATTAGCAGTTGCATCAGAAGCACCTGTGCGGAGTAGTTTTGCACTAGGAGCTAAAGTGAGTGCTTTAGGTGTTGGTCTTGAGGGTATTGGTGCAATTTCACCAATTTTAATGGCAGAGTAGGATTTAATTATTTGGGATTCAGTAGTGGTTTTACACAAAATGAGATTGATTACGACGGTGATTTACAACTACTAAACGCTACTGGAATGCTTGATTGGTTTCCTTCAAGTACAAGTGGTTTTCGAGTGACTGGTGGTGTAGTCTATCAAAACAATCGAGTTGATGCGATCGCGCGTCCGGCTGAAGTCTTAGAAATTGGTGGTATTGAATTTCCGCTAGCTGTAGTTGGTCAACTTGAGGGTTCATTAACATTTCCTAACACAATTGCACCTTATATTGGCATTGGTTACGGCAATCCGGTGAGACGCGGTAGTGCATTCAGCTTTAATATCGATTTAGGTGTTTTATTTCCAGGTTCACCACAAGCAGATTTGCAAGCAACAGGTCCAGGTGTAGATATTATTGGCGGAATTCCTATATTAAATAATTTACTAGAGGATGCGATCGCCCAGGAAGAACAGGATATTGAAGATAACGTCAGTTGGCTTGGCGTGTATCCAGTACTTTCTATCGGAGTTTCTTATTAGTTTTAATGACAAATTGGTGCTGGCAATTCTTTCAGCAATGATTACACCTGCTGTGCTCATTGTTGCTCTTTTTCACATTCAAAAGCCTCTGTTTTAGCGCGGTATAATGCAGCATCCGCAGCACGAAGGAGTTCTTCTGGAGTATGACCATTTTCTGGAAAACAGGCAACTCCTAGAGAAAGAGTAATGTTATTAAGTAACTGCTGACTGTACTGTACTCTAGAATGACTTGTTAATCAGTTAATCAGCACCCTGGTCAATTGTTGCCGCATTTTAGCTTCTATCAACACCTTGCGCTATACTTTGCTACAAATGGGAAGCAGAGGGAGCAGAGGAAGAAATTAACTATAGTTCTTATAAGAGTGAAATGGTATTACACCTTCCAAAGCAAAATTTGGATGTGGCAGTGCACATAGCATGTCAATCACAAACACAAGCTATCAGTGATTATGGTTGCGATGCTTGCACTTCGCTTCTCACAATCTCTACAAGTACAGCATTGATTTTATTAGAGTCTAGTTGACTCATTATGAGTGTTCCTTTCGATGTATTCTTGACTAGCACCACCACCGTCAATTTGTACTTGAATTGCTGGTTCGTAGCCTTCTGCTGCACTACGGATTTGTGCCACACTCGATAGCAATACGCCGTAAACTACTTTAGAGAAAATATCTGCCATCGTGTAGAGAAATTGTCGCGTTACGGCTGCCCACGCACCCCATGCGGGAAAAGCCTTCCAAGCCCAAGGTACCAAGTAGGCTAAGGGATAAAGCGTCCAAGAAATCAAGATTAACCACCAAATTGTCCCCATGGTTTTATAGGCTTGGCGAGGTAAATTTTCACGTGATTTGAAGATCCAATTCCCCATCATATAGAGAATGTAAACGTAGAAAACGGTACTTACCGCACCCCAAAAGAGAAACCAACCAGTGTTTGTAATTTCAAAGTATTGTCCGATATATCCGGTGTAAATCATTAATAAACCAGCAGTGATGAAGCGAAACCGCAGCTTGCGGAAACGTCCTGGCGTGACATCAATCACAAATAACATCTGAGTTAGCAAACATGGTACATCAATTGACCAATTAAGGTAACGATAACCATTCGAGAACGTGCTTTCTGTAATATCTGCCTGCTGTACCAACACCCAGCCCCCAAACTGTTCCATCAAAGGCAAATGCTGACAGCCACTCTACTAGTTGCAAACCTAGAATTAAGAAAGCTGACACCATGACGACAGCAGATAGCGTCGATGATGGTTGAAATCGCGGCAACGAGCGACTGTTAGTTGTAATAAAGTATACAAACCCTACTGCCATCACACTCACACCAAGTGTTAATAAATGCGATATTAATTGGTGCTGTACTGGCGAGTAAGTGAGTAAGTTTTCCATAATCGTACCTTCTGGTACGACTACAGTCTGTGCTATTAAATTTTGTATAAAGGAAGTTGTCAGCACTCCTAAATCAAACATTAATTATCCTCATTAATTGAACAGTAAAACAAGTAAAAAATATTTTTTACTCTATATTTATTTATTATTAGAATATCAGCTTGTTGCAGTATCAATTGCTCAAGTTCTCTTGAGAGTATTATCTCTAATAAATATATAACCAACTCTATCTCAAGATATATTTCATTTTGAAGAATGTGTATAGTATAAAACTAAAATCCCTAATAATACTAGTACGACTTGACAAACAGACTAATAACAGTAGTATACACAGGCAGGTTAACAAGATTAGATTTAGATGATATAGAGGGGCAGCTATTTGCATATTCAATGCGTTAACTTACTGTGCAATTAACTTGCGAATAGAACTTGATGTAGCAAATCTCGATGAATGGTTGCTCGATCTACTAAAGATTGAATTTGATCAGGAGTAAGAGAATCACCGTTTGCATAATGTTCAAGCAATGTATTATAAATTACATGATATTTATCAGGAATTTCAGTTAAATTCCATCCTGGCATATCAAGTTCTGCCATCAATTTACTCACTTTAGGATCGTAACTTAAGGCAAAACAGCGACATCCTTCAGCCGCAGCCATAATTAAACTGTGAAGGCGCATACCGATCGCCATTTCAACACCTCGAAATACACCTTTTAAAGCTTTAGGATCTTGCAAAGACAAAATTTTATGAACTCCAGGAAGTTGCGGTGCGATCGCTTCAGCAATGGCTAAATCTTGACTTTGTTGAAATGGCACAAGCAAAATACAAGTTTGTGTTGCTTTTTGAAAATCAACTAAAGCACGGGTGAGATTATTGAGGCGAGTTGATGTTAATTCAGGATGCGATCGCAATGTGACTGCAACTCTAGGTGCAGGTAAATCCCATAACCCAGGTACAGGCGAAGCTTCTAACGCCCATACTGGATCAGGGGCGAGAGTACATGAAATTCCCCATTTAGACAACAAAGCCGCACTACCTCGATCGCGAACACTCACTGCGGTACACTTTTTAAAAGTCCGTCGTGCCAATTGCTGTGTCATGTCGCGCTTAAGTGGACCAATTCCTTGCGCCCAAGCGATTGTTTTTAAGCCAAGTTGTTGTGCTGCAATCATCAAGCCGCCGTAATACAAAGGGCTAATCGCACTCGTCACATCTTGCATCAAACTTCCACCACCCCAAATGAACGCATCCGACTTGCGCAAAGTTTGAAGTACGCTGAATAATCCCATGCGATCGCACGCTTCCACATGATAGCGATCGCGCGTCTCCTGCGGATTACCCGAAAGTACAATTGGTGTCACATGATCTGGTAACATTTGCAAAAGTGTTGCTAATAAAGCCTCATCGCCACCATTGCCTTTACCATAGTATCCACACAAAACCGCCCGCATCTTGCCCACGTTATTACCTCAGATAACATAACAAAAACTCTATCCGAGATGTGCCATTAATTGAATCTGAGCCTTACGATAAAAAAGCACCAATCAATTGCATACCCTCACCCCTCGCCCCTCATTATGCACGCCCTCTCAATTCCAACTTGGATTATTCACGTCTCTAGCGTCATTGAATGGATTGCCGCGATTTGGTTAATCTGGATCTATGGTGAAGTGACTCGTAACCGTAGCTGGTGGGCTTTATCTCTGGCGATGTTACCTGCACTTGTGAGTGCAATGTGTGCGTGTACGTGGCACTTTTTCGACAATGCAAAATCGTTAGAGTGGTTAGTGACACTTCAAGCGACAATGACTGTTGTTGGTAACTTCACGCTGTTAATTGCTGCATGGATAATTTGGCGTTCTACAACTGAAGAAGAGGTCAGGAATCAGGGATCAGGGGTCAGGGATAGAAAAAATGAACTAAAACTCAGGGAGACAAGAGAGAAACTTTGATTGACATTAGCCGCAGCGCGAGAATCAAAACTGTAGAAATTCTCCGATTCCTGATCTCTGCCTCCTTTTCATTCCAGTGTTAGCCAAAAGGCAAACTTATGATTCAAGACGTCTCCTTTCTTTTGCATCCTTCCAAAGAAACCTTATTTGCTTTATCATTGTTTCCCTACTTGGGTTTCTTATGGTTTCTCACTCGTACTCCCCAAATGCCACGTTTAGCATTGATTGGCTTTTACTGTACTTTGGTATTTGTTGGTGTGACAATTCCAGCAGGAATTTATGCACAAATTCACTATGGTGAATCATTAGCAAACGTTGATTGGTTGCATGGGAGTGCAGAATTTTTCTTAACGCTATCGAATATTTTTGTTGTGCTAGGCTTCAGACAAGCAGTCATAGGGGCGAGGGGTGTTAGCGCAGCGGGACGAAGTCCGGAGTGAGGAGTGAGGGAGAAGAAGGTTATGGTTTGGGAGTTGTGTAGTTGTCATTCATAGATGTATGGAAGTTATACCAGCGATAGATTTACTTGCAGGCAAATGCGTACGGTTATATCAAGGAGATTATGCGCGATCGCAAGTTTTTAACGATAACCCTGCAGATATGGCGCATCAATGGGTAGAACAAGGCGCAACGCGACTACATGTCGTCGATCTAGATGGGGCAAAGCAAGGTAAGGTTGTCAATTTAGCGGCAATTGAAGCAATTACTTCAGCAGTATCGATACCACTTCAAGTTGGTGGAGGATTACGCGATGCCTGCGGCACGGGCAAAGCCCTACGCACTAGCGTTACCCAGTTATTAAACTTAGGCGTACAGCGCGTGATTTTAGGAACCGTTGCTGTTGAACAACCGCAATTAGTCGCAGATTTATGTCAAGAGTTTCCTGGGCAAATCATTGTTGGGATTGATGCACGCAATGGTAGAGTTGCAACGCACGGTTGGTTAGAAACATCGGAAGTGTTAGCAACGCAACTCGCAACGCAGATGCAAGAATTGGGTGTTGCTGCAATCATTTATACTGATATTCACCGTGATGGTACGCTATCAGGACCTAATTTAGAAGCGCTTAGAGAACTAGCAGCAGAAATCTCAATTCCGGTGATAGCATCAGGTGGTGTAAGTTCTATCACTGATTTATTAAGTTTACTCGCGCTTGAATCGTTGGGAGTTACAGGCGCGATTGTTGGTCGTGCGTTATACACTGGAGATATTTCGCTCAAAAGTGCAATTCAAGCTGTCGGACAAGGTAGATTACAAGATATACCACCCGATTTAGGATTTTCAGCGTTTGCTTGATTTTATCTGTGATTGGTAATGGGTAATTGGTAATGAAATTTAACTAAAAATTAGCGCCCAACAACATTGGTTTAAATTGAATAATGGAAAATCAAAAATTGATACTATCTACCTACGTACTAGTTACCTATTACCA
Above is a window of Gloeocapsopsis sp. IPPAS B-1203 DNA encoding:
- a CDS encoding RNA-guided endonuclease TnpB family protein — encoded protein: MIVREAKLLNGTKSQYQAIDDAIKTAQFIRNKAVRYWIDNQNVGKADLYKLCKDLAKEFSFAHALNSAARQASAERAWASISNFYTRCKKGEKKKGYPKFKKHCRSVEYKVSGWKLSDDGMSIVFTDGFKIGSLSLYCNKETREDLLRLKINRVRVVRRADGYYAQFCFDADRKEVGQYTGNVVGLDLGLKYFTKDQNDNAVSYPQFLRKSERRLKKAQKRLSKKFVKGKKPQSNNYHKARNRCGRVHLKIQRQRKDWAIKTARCVVHSNDVVVYEDLKIANMVKNHHLAKSISDVSWYQFTQWLDYYGKIWDKAVVAVPPNYTSQDCSSCGHRVKKSLSTRTHSCPRCKVEICRDTNAAINILKKGMKVLGVEWQSNSTSGQEESGSIERKLGEKTTSTIDEQSDIASGLLRTKN
- a CDS encoding DUF3891 family protein; amino-acid sequence: MLHRQETAGLVVITQPTHSWIAGCLARMWGEQCGFAPREEVCLAAEQHDIGWVGWETAPTLNFETGYPHNFMELPTEIHTQIWSGAKKLALPFGRYATLLVSLHGTGLFERFRNWQESPTSSQLVKAYLEQEYDFQEQLIANLKNDSHYASYATPEIIDRNRSLVALWDTLSLTLCMGLREERQFYQAPIGSGEMTLTLTPIENDIIKVNPWVFEQNEVTLVYEGRLLQEKFVDETTMRNALENATWVSIVNRLIPA
- a CDS encoding HAD family phosphatase gives rise to the protein MTLKAILFDFNGVIINDEPIHQQLIDQVLIAENLRPKPGEYRQVCLGRSDRACIRELLQRRGRVVSDEYLTRIIQRKAEAYQQELEKLEKLPTYPGLEDLIFQLRSHHLKLAVVSGALRSEVELVLNRLGLTEYFSVIVAGDDIATSKPEPDGYLLAVEKLNELEPDLNLQPTECLAIEDTPAGITAAKSAGIPVVGIANTYPFHMLQRQANWVVDYLCDLDLEYVQQVYTNRNQLVA
- a CDS encoding S8 family serine peptidase — translated: MLASSRRNNEYFSVASANESLEKLRSTSKVLESGILPEFDDSLLNSRTSYSSSISNSVTPLAPDPGSTLGTAYNLGTLNRPFTLTDFVGNKNVSDIYRFNLASTSSFNLSLNGLTADVNVELLNGSGTRIRFSNASGTTSEWIDSILNTGTYYVKVFQHSGNTNYRLSLSATPIVNGVRTVLGNLGADTFTWQSGFNRTVISGNGNVDFGSGGLDTLNLALANISSTTTRLNLANANGGGVLYNPGNGVRVFDAIALNNNNQILFEGIDRIRFADRTINRFVRPNDPLFNQQWNLHMMGVHNAWYFTKGSTNVLIGVQDTGLGVNNNGNVHPELRAGNTIRFDNNYRDEFTGGDYYTSHGSAVQGIIAARSNNGMGMSGINWNSPVFNIDVLGGNHADYNLADATKVMINQANSQGRKLIVNMSLGGGGRDFAFEQLIANNQSNALFVISSGNSDINSISYPANLASIYSNVIAVGASWGTRNANNGATTPGDRISYPEIWGSQYGTGLTLMGPSEVIAPYANLNGQFRYWGTGSTPGFNGTSASAPNVAGVASLVWSANRNLSATRIKQILSQTAFDLGARGYDTVHGHGFVNADAAVRRAMAIGRGAA
- a CDS encoding SDR family oxidoreductase, with amino-acid sequence MGFSIQDKVVLITGASSGIGAACAKAFAQEKAKLILVARRLDRLEELASELKQATQVHCLSLDVCDRSSVESALKSLPEPWINVDVLINNAGLSRGLDKLYEADIQDWEEMIDTNIKGLLYMTRLLVPGMVDRERGHIINIGSIAGHQAYPGGSVYCATKAAVRALSEGLKMDLLGTPIRVSSVDPGMVETEFSQVRFHGDVERAKKVYQGITPLTAEDIADIVLFCASRPPHVNISELVVLATDQSSATLVHRRS
- a CDS encoding methyltransferase domain-containing protein, producing MPRQDTIWERFLSPIVRSFINEKELRQFYESIDWQQEAARFRRADVETPLYYSSQNFHGIERGYLNPGAAVSYDPITQYVLPPNETLIRQGLIDTIQSHPRRILDLGCGTGSTTLMLKQAFPSAEVIGLDLSPYMLVMAEHKAKTAHLDIKWRHGNAEHTGFPDASFDVVTASLLFHETPSAVSQAILQESFRLLTTGGEVLILDGNQKTLRQLDWLNNVFEEPYIRDFAAASVDAWMGAAGFGAVQTKDLWFIHQVTRGVKPIIQKEGVSNCTEEDIPLEGWIPSPA
- a CDS encoding Uma2 family endonuclease, with translation MVKLSTQNLTLEEFLKLPETKPASEYVNGQIIQKPMPQGKHSKLQGKLVTAINELAEPQKIALAFPELRCTFGGRSIVLDVAVFSWDRIPVDENGDIANVFTSAPDWTIEIFSPDQSPTKVISNILHCLTHDCKLGWLIDPDEKSVIVYPPGKQPIYFEEAKDLLTVPEFLELKLKVEDLFNWLRI